Proteins encoded within one genomic window of Streptomyces sp. NBC_01314:
- the efeB gene encoding iron uptake transporter deferrochelatase/peroxidase subunit: MTTDDSPEPGPRTASENSRTPSRRALIGWGGAGLALGAAAAGGAVAVARTGDDTAPSAGAGVAFHGAHQAGIATPVQDRLHFAAFDVETDDRAEFVAMLKDWTAAARRMTAGKAVGDGAYGGLAEAPPDDTGEALGLKPSRLTLTIGFGPSLFDRFGLAGQRPEALVDLPQFAGDNLDRARSGGDLCVQACADDPQVAVHAIRNLARIGFGKVSVRWSQLGFGKTSSTTPEAQTPRNLMGFKDGTRNIAGTETARLKKFVWVGERDVDDNSAWMTGGSYLVARRIRMHIEPWDRTSLQEQEDIFGRDKGEGAPVGKAKERDKPFLKAMLPDAHVRLAHPDSNDGATLLRRGYSFTDGTDGLGRLDAGLFFLAYQRDVRTGFIPVQRNLATDALNEYIQHVGSAVFAVPPGVRDADDWWGRALFSKEA, encoded by the coding sequence ATGACCACCGACGACTCCCCCGAGCCCGGCCCCCGTACTGCGTCGGAGAACTCCCGTACTCCGTCGCGGCGTGCGCTGATCGGCTGGGGTGGTGCCGGGCTCGCGCTCGGTGCCGCCGCGGCCGGCGGCGCGGTCGCCGTGGCGCGCACCGGCGACGACACGGCTCCCAGCGCCGGGGCGGGCGTCGCCTTCCACGGCGCCCACCAGGCCGGTATCGCCACGCCCGTGCAGGACCGGCTGCACTTCGCGGCGTTCGACGTGGAGACGGACGACCGTGCCGAGTTCGTGGCCATGCTGAAGGACTGGACGGCCGCCGCGCGCCGGATGACCGCCGGGAAGGCGGTCGGCGACGGCGCGTACGGCGGTCTGGCGGAGGCCCCGCCGGACGACACCGGCGAGGCCCTGGGGCTGAAGCCGTCCCGGCTGACACTGACGATCGGCTTCGGGCCGTCGCTGTTCGACAGGTTCGGGCTGGCGGGGCAGCGGCCCGAGGCGCTGGTGGACCTGCCGCAGTTCGCCGGTGACAACCTGGACCGGGCCCGCAGCGGCGGTGACCTGTGCGTCCAGGCCTGCGCGGACGACCCGCAGGTCGCGGTGCACGCCATCCGCAACCTCGCCCGCATCGGCTTCGGCAAGGTGTCGGTCCGCTGGTCCCAGCTCGGGTTCGGCAAGACCTCGTCGACCACGCCCGAGGCGCAGACCCCGCGCAACCTCATGGGGTTCAAGGACGGCACCCGCAACATCGCGGGCACGGAGACGGCCCGGCTGAAGAAGTTCGTGTGGGTGGGCGAGAGGGACGTCGACGACAACTCGGCCTGGATGACCGGCGGCTCGTACCTCGTCGCCCGCCGCATCCGGATGCACATCGAGCCCTGGGACCGGACCTCGCTGCAGGAGCAGGAGGACATCTTCGGCCGTGACAAGGGCGAGGGCGCCCCGGTGGGCAAGGCGAAGGAACGCGACAAGCCGTTCCTGAAGGCGATGCTGCCGGACGCGCACGTACGGCTCGCTCACCCCGACTCCAACGACGGGGCGACGCTCCTGCGCCGCGGCTACTCCTTCACCGACGGCACGGACGGGCTCGGCCGCCTGGACGCGGGCCTGTTCTTCCTCGCCTACCAGCGCGATGTGCGGACGGGGTTCATCCCGGTCCAGCGCAATCTGGCCACGGACGCGCTCAACGAGTACATCCAGCACGTCGGTTCGGCGGTCTTCGCGGTGCCGCCGGGTGTCCGGGACGCGGACGACTGGTGGGGCCGGGCGCTGTTCTCGAAGGAGGCGTAG
- a CDS encoding small ribosomal subunit Rsm22 family protein, with amino-acid sequence MNAPASSADTLRTALAGLLDGLPPKSATQAVERLIANYRGRTPTHAPVLRDRSDVVAYAAYRMPATFEAVCSALEAFAVTVPGWVPGSHVDVGGGTGAATWAVNATWEGGRPVTVLDWAEPALALGREIAAVNPELKAAEWQRSRIGSALTIESADLVTVSYVLGELTAADRAAVVEAAATAAQVVVIIEPGTPDGYTRVIEARDRLVAAGFHIAAPCPHSAACPIVPGEDWCHFSARVSRSSLHRQVKGGSLPYEDEKFSYVAATRFPPAPAPSRIVRKPQIRKGQVLLDLCETKTATDSETEATETEATKTEATETEAVGARAVPALSRTTVTKRHGLLYRAARDAEWGDAWPPVADGDEGGGEGAD; translated from the coding sequence GTGAACGCCCCCGCCTCCTCCGCCGACACCCTCCGTACCGCCCTCGCCGGGCTCCTCGACGGGCTTCCGCCGAAGTCGGCCACGCAGGCGGTGGAGCGGCTCATCGCGAACTACCGGGGGCGGACGCCGACGCACGCGCCGGTGCTGAGGGACCGGTCGGACGTGGTGGCGTACGCGGCCTACCGGATGCCGGCGACGTTCGAGGCGGTGTGCTCGGCGCTGGAGGCGTTCGCGGTGACCGTGCCCGGGTGGGTGCCCGGCAGTCATGTGGATGTCGGCGGGGGCACGGGCGCGGCGACGTGGGCGGTGAACGCGACCTGGGAGGGCGGCCGGCCGGTGACGGTGCTCGACTGGGCGGAGCCGGCGCTGGCGCTGGGGCGGGAGATCGCCGCGGTGAACCCGGAGCTGAAGGCCGCCGAGTGGCAGCGCTCTCGTATCGGATCGGCGCTCACGATCGAGAGCGCTGATCTCGTCACCGTCTCCTACGTCCTCGGTGAGCTGACCGCCGCCGACCGCGCGGCCGTGGTCGAGGCGGCCGCGACCGCCGCCCAGGTCGTCGTGATCATCGAACCCGGCACTCCCGACGGTTACACCCGCGTCATCGAGGCCCGCGACCGTCTTGTCGCCGCCGGGTTCCACATCGCCGCGCCCTGCCCGCACAGCGCCGCCTGTCCCATCGTCCCCGGCGAGGACTGGTGCCACTTCTCCGCCCGCGTCAGCCGTTCCTCCCTGCACCGCCAGGTCAAGGGCGGCTCCCTGCCGTACGAGGACGAGAAGTTCAGCTACGTCGCCGCCACCCGCTTCCCCCCGGCCCCGGCCCCCTCCCGCATCGTCCGCAAGCCCCAGATCCGCAAGGGCCAGGTCCTCCTGGACCTCTGCGAGACGAAGACGGCCACCGACTCCGAGACGGAAGCGACCGAGACCGAAGCGACCAAGACGGAAGCGACCGAGACCGAAGCCGTCGGAGCGCGAGCCGTGCCCGCCCTCAGCCGGACCACCGTCACCAAGCGCCACGGCCTCCTCTACAGGGCGGCCCGCGACGCGGAGTGGGGCGACGCCTGGCCGCCGGTCGCGGACGGGGACGAGGGCGGGGGCGAGGGCGCGGACTGA
- a CDS encoding heme oxygenase (biliverdin-producing), translated as MNASVTSDTAFSTLIRAASHEQHTEVVSTTFMDDMLGGKLGVEAYTRYTEQLWFVYEALESAAPGLAGDPVAGPFIQPELMRLSELERDLEYLRGFGWRSTLTALPATEAYAARVAECARTWAGGYVAHHYTRYLGDLSGGQIVRDRAEKTWGLARKGDGVRFYVFEEITNPAAFKRGYRELLDRVRADDLEKQRIVSECKRAFALNTAVFIALGEEFPLSA; from the coding sequence ATGAACGCGTCGGTCACATCGGACACGGCGTTCTCCACGCTCATTCGTGCCGCCTCGCACGAGCAGCACACCGAGGTGGTGTCCACGACGTTCATGGACGACATGCTCGGCGGCAAACTCGGCGTCGAGGCGTACACGCGGTACACCGAGCAGCTGTGGTTCGTGTACGAGGCGCTGGAGAGCGCCGCGCCGGGGCTGGCCGGTGACCCGGTCGCCGGGCCGTTCATCCAGCCCGAGCTGATGCGGCTCTCCGAGCTGGAGCGGGACCTGGAGTATCTGCGCGGTTTCGGCTGGCGCTCGACGCTCACGGCGCTGCCGGCGACCGAGGCGTACGCGGCGCGGGTCGCCGAGTGCGCGCGCACCTGGGCCGGCGGTTATGTGGCCCACCACTACACGCGGTACCTCGGTGACCTCTCCGGCGGGCAGATCGTCCGGGACCGGGCCGAGAAGACGTGGGGCCTCGCCAGGAAGGGCGACGGGGTCCGGTTCTACGTCTTCGAGGAGATCACCAACCCGGCCGCGTTCAAGCGGGGTTATCGGGAGCTGCTGGACCGGGTGCGGGCCGATGATCTGGAGAAGCAGCGGATCGTGAGTGAGTGCAAGCGGGCGTTCGCGCTGAACACGGCGGTCTTTATTGCTTTGGGGGAAGAGTTTCCGTTGAGTGCGTGA
- the efeU gene encoding iron uptake transporter permease EfeU gives MFANYLIGLREGLEASLVVCILIAYLVKTDRRDALKPIWIGIGVAVALALAFGCVLEFGSQELTFKAQEALGGSLSIIAVVLVTWMVFWMRRTARHLKADLHGKLDAALRMGTGALVATAFLAVGREGLETSLFVWTSVRASGDGAEAPLIGALLGLATAVVLGWLFYRGALRINLARFFTWTGGMLVVVAAGVLAYGFHDLQEADFLPGLRDRAFDITGTIPPDSWYGTLLKGVFNFQPDPTVLQVTVWLLYLIPTLALFLAPVGFASGKGKVKIPDEQGSRGSEPTKAS, from the coding sequence GTGTTCGCGAACTACCTGATCGGTCTGCGGGAGGGCCTGGAAGCCAGTCTCGTCGTCTGCATCCTCATCGCCTATCTGGTGAAGACGGACCGCCGGGACGCGCTGAAGCCCATCTGGATCGGTATCGGTGTCGCCGTCGCGCTGGCGCTCGCCTTCGGCTGCGTCCTCGAATTCGGCTCCCAGGAGCTGACGTTCAAGGCGCAGGAGGCGCTCGGCGGCTCCCTGTCGATCATCGCGGTGGTCCTGGTGACGTGGATGGTCTTCTGGATGCGGCGCACGGCCCGCCATCTGAAGGCCGACCTGCACGGCAAGCTCGACGCGGCCCTGCGGATGGGCACGGGCGCCCTGGTGGCGACCGCGTTCCTCGCGGTGGGCCGGGAGGGTCTGGAGACCTCGCTGTTCGTGTGGACGTCGGTGCGGGCGTCCGGCGACGGCGCCGAGGCCCCGCTGATCGGCGCCCTGCTGGGCCTGGCGACGGCCGTCGTGCTCGGCTGGCTGTTCTACCGGGGCGCGCTGCGCATCAACCTCGCCAGGTTCTTCACCTGGACCGGCGGCATGCTCGTCGTGGTCGCGGCCGGCGTCCTCGCGTACGGCTTCCACGACCTCCAGGAGGCCGACTTCCTGCCCGGCCTGAGGGACAGGGCGTTCGACATCACGGGGACGATCCCGCCGGACAGCTGGTACGGCACCCTGCTGAAGGGCGTCTTCAACTTCCAACCGGACCCGACGGTCCTCCAAGTCACGGTCTGGCTCCTGTATCTGATCCCGACGCTCGCGCTGTTCCTCGCCCCGGTAGGGTTCGCCTCCGGGAAGGGGAAGGTGAAGATTCCTGATGAGCAGGGTTCTCGGGGTTCCGAGCCCACGAAGGCTTCGTGA
- a CDS encoding bifunctional DNA primase/polymerase gives MSATFGGRSGRQGRFSEWLRARRTSRPLDGAADEAGREELLLAAAAAGLPLAPAAYPSGYGCSCDRVGCPTPARHPVSFAWQTQSTTDRAQIEHWARQQPQANFITATGMAHDVLDVPLAAGSEALERLLAAGIEVGPVAESESESDDGRLLFFTLTRGTPEDEDEWWPCELDCHPETMDEHPGLRWHCRGSYVPVPPARLPGDLTVHWVRGPEHPLPDPLTLLEILTDACSRHVAEQSGHTNAAWPSRG, from the coding sequence ATGAGCGCGACGTTCGGCGGCCGGAGCGGTCGGCAGGGCAGGTTCTCCGAGTGGCTGCGCGCCCGACGTACCAGCCGCCCGCTCGACGGAGCCGCCGACGAAGCCGGCCGTGAGGAACTGCTGCTCGCCGCCGCCGCTGCCGGACTCCCGCTCGCCCCCGCCGCGTACCCCTCGGGCTACGGGTGTTCCTGTGACCGCGTGGGCTGTCCCACCCCCGCCCGGCACCCGGTGTCGTTCGCCTGGCAGACGCAGTCGACCACCGACCGCGCCCAGATCGAGCACTGGGCCCGGCAGCAGCCGCAGGCCAACTTCATCACCGCGACCGGCATGGCCCACGACGTGCTGGACGTACCGCTCGCCGCCGGGAGCGAGGCCCTGGAGCGGCTGCTCGCCGCCGGGATCGAGGTGGGGCCCGTCGCGGAGTCCGAGTCCGAGTCCGACGACGGACGGCTGCTCTTCTTCACCCTCACCCGGGGCACGCCCGAGGACGAGGACGAGTGGTGGCCCTGCGAGCTGGACTGCCACCCGGAGACCATGGACGAGCACCCCGGCCTGCGCTGGCACTGCCGCGGTTCCTACGTCCCCGTACCACCGGCCCGGCTCCCCGGTGACCTCACCGTCCACTGGGTGCGCGGCCCCGAGCATCCGCTGCCGGACCCGCTGACCCTGCTGGAAATCCTCACCGACGCCTGCTCCCGCCATGTGGCCGAGCAGTCGGGCCACACGAACGCCGCCTGGCCCTCCAGGGGCTGA
- the efeO gene encoding iron uptake system protein EfeO has translation MRPLRLSAVTAAATVAALTAVTGCTEKSSAGADGAISVTATDTKCEVSKKEFPAGHVELDIENKGSKVTEVYLLFPDDRVVTERENIGPGTKQKVTAEVKAGDYRIACKPGMKGDGIRQDVKATGGGKVAKRDPRLDAAVASYRKYVQGQADETLPLVKVFAEAVKDGDVEAAKKAYAPSRIGWERTEPVAESFGDIDPKVDLREDGLEEGQDLEKDWTGWHRLERSLWQDGKLTDRDSELADQLVTDLEDWQKRVGKAEITPTSMANGAKELLDEVATGKVTGEEERYSHTDLVDFKANVEGAEESYELLKSVAAENDPELTKELDQQFAALNTLLDKYRKDKTGYDFVSYDKVGKAEQKELSDAVNALAEPLSQLAAAVVK, from the coding sequence ATGCGCCCCCTCAGACTCTCCGCCGTCACCGCCGCCGCGACGGTGGCAGCCCTGACCGCTGTCACCGGCTGCACCGAGAAGAGCAGCGCGGGCGCGGACGGGGCCATATCGGTGACCGCGACCGACACCAAGTGCGAGGTGTCGAAGAAGGAGTTCCCGGCGGGCCACGTCGAGCTGGACATCGAGAACAAGGGCTCCAAGGTCACCGAGGTCTACCTTCTCTTCCCGGACGACCGCGTGGTCACCGAGCGCGAGAACATCGGGCCCGGCACCAAGCAGAAGGTCACCGCCGAGGTGAAGGCGGGCGACTACCGGATCGCCTGCAAGCCGGGCATGAAGGGCGACGGCATCCGGCAGGACGTCAAGGCCACCGGCGGCGGCAAGGTCGCCAAGAGGGACCCCCGGCTCGACGCGGCCGTCGCCTCGTACCGCAAGTACGTGCAGGGCCAGGCCGACGAGACCCTCCCGCTGGTGAAGGTGTTCGCCGAGGCCGTCAAGGACGGGGACGTCGAGGCCGCGAAGAAGGCGTACGCGCCCTCCCGTATCGGCTGGGAGCGGACCGAGCCGGTCGCCGAGTCCTTCGGTGACATCGACCCGAAGGTCGACCTGCGCGAGGACGGTCTGGAGGAGGGGCAGGACCTGGAGAAGGACTGGACGGGCTGGCATCGCCTGGAGCGTTCGCTCTGGCAGGACGGCAAGCTCACCGACCGTGACTCCGAGCTGGCCGACCAGCTGGTGACCGACCTGGAGGACTGGCAGAAGCGGGTCGGCAAGGCCGAGATCACCCCGACCTCCATGGCCAACGGCGCCAAGGAACTTCTCGACGAGGTCGCCACCGGCAAGGTCACCGGCGAGGAGGAGCGCTACTCGCACACCGACCTGGTCGACTTCAAGGCGAACGTCGAGGGCGCCGAGGAGTCGTACGAGTTGCTGAAGTCCGTCGCCGCCGAGAACGACCCGGAGCTGACGAAGGAACTCGACCAGCAGTTCGCGGCCCTGAACACGCTGCTCGACAAGTACCGCAAGGACAAGACGGGTTACGACTTCGTCTCCTACGACAAGGTCGGCAAGGCGGAGCAGAAGGAGCTGTCGGACGCGGTGAACGCGCTCGCCGAGCCCCTCTCGCAGCTCGCGGCAGCCGTGGTGAAGTGA
- a CDS encoding TetR/AcrR family transcriptional regulator, with the protein MANKTVPDSARRSEKSRRAIYDAALALVGEVGYQKTTIEGIAARAGVGKQTIYRWWSSKADVLLEAFIDLSAQAAEAAARPEVIGERAEYEIPDTGDLEADLKAVLRATVDELLDPRFEVPSRALAAEGVVNRELGAEFVAKLLEPQLQLYVKRLRAAQRQGAVRPDIDPRIALELFVSPLAQRWLQRTGPISYAYTDALVEYALYGLAPR; encoded by the coding sequence ATGGCCAACAAGACCGTCCCTGATTCCGCCCGGCGCAGCGAGAAGTCGCGTCGCGCCATCTACGACGCCGCCCTCGCCCTCGTCGGTGAGGTCGGGTACCAGAAGACGACCATCGAGGGCATCGCGGCCCGTGCCGGCGTAGGGAAGCAGACGATCTACCGGTGGTGGTCGTCGAAGGCCGACGTCCTGCTGGAGGCGTTCATCGATCTGAGCGCCCAGGCGGCGGAGGCCGCCGCCCGGCCCGAGGTCATCGGGGAGCGGGCCGAGTACGAGATCCCGGACACGGGGGACCTGGAGGCCGACCTCAAGGCGGTCCTGCGCGCCACCGTGGACGAACTGCTCGACCCCAGGTTCGAGGTCCCCTCGCGCGCCCTGGCCGCCGAGGGGGTGGTCAACCGGGAGCTCGGCGCCGAGTTCGTCGCCAAACTGCTCGAACCCCAGCTCCAGCTCTATGTGAAGCGCCTGCGCGCGGCCCAGCGGCAGGGTGCCGTACGTCCCGACATCGACCCGCGGATCGCCCTGGAGCTCTTCGTCTCCCCGCTCGCCCAGCGCTGGCTCCAGCGCACGGGACCCATCTCGTACGCGTACACGGACGCCCTCGTCGAGTACGCCCTGTACGGCCTCGCGCCCCGCTGA
- a CDS encoding MFS transporter gives MSGLLPDLAPWRVSVDFRRLWVAGLITNFGSFLTFVALPVQMKELTGSVVAVGAIGAVELVPLIVFGLYGGALADALDKRALILWSEAGQGLLCAGLLVNALLPEPLVWPLYLVAALSSALVAVQRPALDSIVPRIVPHEHLPAAAALNSLRWTVGGVAAPALAGVVVAYAGLGWAYAADLATFVASVALAVGLAPSPASHEAARPSLRSIVEGARYAWSRKELLGTYAVDLAAMFLAMPLALLPFLADELDAEWSLGLMYAALPAGALLVTLTSGWASRVHRHGRMVVLAAMLWGLSVMAAGLVRDVWLVLAFLVLGGAFDMVSGIFRAAMWNQTIPDELRGRLAGIELLSYSVGPQLGQVRAGGMAAWTSVRASVWAGGVLCVGAVGLLALCLPQLMSYDVRTNEHAARLRERRGAVPPSPPVTPA, from the coding sequence CTGAGCGGGCTGTTACCCGATCTCGCGCCGTGGCGGGTGTCCGTGGACTTTCGGCGGTTGTGGGTGGCGGGGCTGATCACGAACTTCGGGAGTTTTCTGACCTTCGTGGCGCTGCCGGTGCAGATGAAGGAGCTGACGGGGTCGGTGGTGGCGGTCGGGGCGATCGGCGCCGTCGAACTCGTGCCGCTGATCGTGTTCGGGCTGTACGGCGGGGCGCTCGCCGACGCCCTGGACAAGCGGGCGCTGATCCTGTGGAGCGAGGCCGGGCAGGGGCTCCTGTGCGCGGGGCTGCTGGTGAACGCGTTGCTGCCGGAGCCGCTGGTGTGGCCGTTGTACCTGGTGGCCGCCCTGTCGTCCGCGCTGGTCGCGGTCCAGCGACCGGCCCTGGACTCGATCGTCCCCCGTATCGTCCCGCACGAGCATCTGCCGGCCGCCGCCGCGCTCAACTCGCTCCGCTGGACGGTGGGCGGCGTCGCCGCGCCGGCCCTCGCGGGTGTCGTCGTGGCCTACGCGGGGCTCGGCTGGGCCTACGCGGCGGACCTCGCGACCTTCGTGGCGTCCGTCGCGCTGGCCGTGGGACTCGCCCCCTCCCCCGCGTCGCACGAGGCGGCGAGACCGTCGTTGCGGTCCATCGTGGAGGGGGCGCGGTACGCCTGGAGCCGCAAGGAACTCCTCGGTACGTACGCCGTCGATCTCGCCGCGATGTTTCTGGCGATGCCGCTGGCCCTGCTGCCGTTCCTCGCGGACGAGTTGGACGCGGAGTGGTCGCTGGGGCTGATGTACGCGGCGTTGCCCGCGGGGGCGTTGCTGGTGACGTTGACCAGTGGGTGGGCGTCACGGGTGCACCGGCACGGGCGGATGGTGGTGCTGGCAGCGATGTTGTGGGGGCTGTCGGTGATGGCGGCGGGGCTGGTGCGCGATGTGTGGCTGGTGCTGGCGTTCCTGGTGCTGGGGGGTGCGTTCGACATGGTCAGCGGGATCTTCCGGGCCGCGATGTGGAATCAGACCATTCCGGATGAGTTGCGGGGGCGGCTGGCGGGGATCGAGCTGCTGTCGTACTCCGTCGGGCCTCAGCTGGGGCAGGTGCGGGCCGGGGGCATGGCGGCGTGGACGTCCGTACGGGCGTCCGTGTGGGCCGGTGGGGTGCTGTGCGTGGGGGCGGTGGGGTTGCTGGCGCTGTGCCTGCCGCAGCTGATGTCCTACGACGTGCGGACGAACGAGCATGCGGCCCGGTTGCGTGAGCGGCGGGGAGCTGTCCCACCGAGCCCGCCCGTCACTCCCGCCTGA
- the map gene encoding type I methionyl aminopeptidase, translating into MSGQSLLAPGKLSPTRPVPGNIRRPEYVGKPAPTPYTGPEVQTPETIEAMRIAGRIAARAMAEAAKHIAPGVTTDELDRVAHEYMCDHGAYPSTLGYRGFPKSLCTSVNEVICHGIPDSTVLRDGDIVNLDVTAYIGGVHGDNNATYPVGDVDEESSLLVERTRESLTRAIKAVRPGRQINIIGRVIESYAKRFGYGVVRDFTGHGINSSFHSGLIVPHYDSPHATTVMQTGMTFTIEPMLTLGSYDYDMWDDGWTVVTKDLKRTAQFEHTLVVTETGAEILTLP; encoded by the coding sequence ATGTCTGGCCAGTCGCTGCTCGCACCGGGGAAGCTCTCCCCCACCCGCCCCGTCCCGGGAAACATCCGCCGACCCGAGTACGTGGGCAAGCCCGCCCCGACTCCGTACACCGGGCCGGAGGTGCAGACGCCCGAGACCATCGAGGCGATGCGGATCGCCGGCCGGATCGCGGCTCGGGCGATGGCCGAGGCGGCCAAGCACATCGCGCCCGGTGTCACCACGGACGAACTGGACCGGGTCGCGCACGAGTACATGTGCGACCACGGGGCCTACCCGTCGACGCTCGGCTACCGGGGCTTCCCCAAGTCGCTGTGCACCTCGGTCAACGAGGTCATCTGCCACGGCATCCCCGACTCGACCGTGCTGCGCGACGGCGACATCGTCAACCTGGACGTGACGGCGTACATCGGCGGCGTCCACGGCGACAACAACGCCACCTATCCGGTGGGGGATGTCGACGAGGAGTCGTCGCTGCTCGTCGAGCGGACCCGGGAGTCCCTCACCCGCGCCATCAAGGCGGTCAGGCCCGGTCGCCAGATCAACATCATCGGGCGGGTCATCGAGTCGTACGCGAAGCGGTTCGGGTACGGGGTCGTGCGCGACTTCACCGGGCACGGGATCAACTCGTCGTTCCACTCCGGGCTGATCGTCCCGCACTACGACTCCCCGCACGCCACCACGGTGATGCAGACCGGGATGACGTTCACGATCGAGCCGATGCTGACGCTCGGGTCGTACGACTACGACATGTGGGACGACGGCTGGACGGTCGTCACCAAGGACCTCAAGCGCACCGCCCAGTTCGAGCACACGCTGGTGGTGACGGAGACCGGCGCGGAGATCCTCACGCTTCCGTAG
- a CDS encoding PhzF family phenazine biosynthesis protein — translation MTDFDVLRVFCGPRGGYGNELGVVREGSVMPDRAERQEFAAKLGFSETVFVDDPERGVIDIYTPSLRLPFAGYPCVGAAWLLDVPELVTPAGVVGARLDGEFSWIEALPEWAPPRTFRQYASAAEVDDLRVPPPGDWIYAWAWEDEAAGRVRARAFPGRDDGIDEDEATGAAALQLTAQLGRALNITQGTGSQILTAPQPHGWVEVGGRVFLER, via the coding sequence GTGACCGACTTCGATGTGCTGCGGGTGTTCTGCGGACCCCGCGGCGGATACGGCAACGAACTGGGCGTCGTCCGCGAGGGCTCCGTGATGCCCGACCGTGCCGAGCGCCAGGAGTTCGCCGCCAAACTCGGCTTCAGCGAGACCGTGTTCGTGGACGACCCCGAGCGCGGTGTCATCGACATCTACACCCCGTCGCTGCGCCTGCCCTTCGCCGGATACCCGTGCGTGGGCGCGGCCTGGCTGCTCGACGTTCCCGAACTCGTCACCCCGGCCGGTGTCGTCGGGGCCCGGCTGGACGGGGAGTTCAGCTGGATCGAAGCCCTGCCGGAGTGGGCCCCGCCCCGCACGTTCCGCCAGTACGCCTCCGCCGCCGAGGTCGACGACCTGCGCGTCCCGCCGCCCGGCGACTGGATCTACGCCTGGGCCTGGGAGGACGAGGCCGCCGGCCGTGTCCGCGCCCGCGCCTTCCCCGGCCGCGACGACGGTATCGACGAGGACGAGGCCACGGGCGCGGCGGCGCTGCAGTTGACCGCCCAGTTGGGCCGAGCCCTGAACATCACCCAGGGCACGGGCTCCCAAATCCTGACGGCGCCACAGCCGCATGGGTGGGTGGAGGTCGGGGGACGGGTGTTCCTGGAGCGGTGA
- a CDS encoding DUF6243 family protein, translating to MARGGAGNMLGVGGSRRKLGREALRGGPANGRVGGGLDPQAQKRELLRKLQEKRQEAETATEGTTGESS from the coding sequence ATGGCCCGAGGTGGAGCAGGAAACATGCTGGGAGTGGGCGGTTCGCGCCGGAAACTGGGCCGCGAGGCCCTGCGCGGCGGCCCCGCGAACGGCCGTGTCGGCGGCGGCCTCGACCCCCAGGCCCAGAAGCGGGAGCTGCTGCGCAAGCTCCAGGAGAAACGCCAGGAAGCGGAGACGGCAACGGAAGGTACGACCGGCGAGTCCTCGTGA
- a CDS encoding GNAT family N-acetyltransferase: MPTTPHLAEITPANLAAALAVRIRPDQEHLVEPVAQSLAEAYVHPGVAWPRLIRDGDRAVGFLMAFLDIDWKGDGSGTDIRSGLWRLNIAADEQGRGYGRFAVESVAAEIRSRGGSELYVTWHPGPDGPEAFYLGLGFRTTGETSGDQTVAVLELGG, encoded by the coding sequence ATGCCGACCACCCCACACCTGGCCGAGATAACTCCCGCCAACCTCGCAGCAGCACTCGCCGTACGCATCCGCCCCGACCAGGAACACCTGGTGGAGCCGGTCGCGCAGTCGCTGGCCGAGGCGTACGTCCACCCCGGTGTTGCCTGGCCCCGGCTGATCCGGGACGGCGACCGGGCCGTCGGTTTCCTGATGGCCTTCCTCGACATCGACTGGAAGGGCGACGGATCGGGCACCGACATCCGCTCCGGGCTGTGGCGTCTCAACATCGCCGCCGACGAACAGGGGCGGGGGTACGGCCGTTTCGCCGTCGAGTCGGTGGCCGCCGAGATCCGCAGCCGCGGCGGCAGCGAGCTGTACGTCACCTGGCACCCCGGCCCCGACGGCCCGGAGGCCTTCTATCTCGGCCTCGGCTTCCGCACGACGGGGGAGACCAGCGGGGACCAGACGGTGGCGGTGCTGGAACTGGGCGGATGA